From one Psilocybe cubensis strain MGC-MH-2018 chromosome 13, whole genome shotgun sequence genomic stretch:
- a CDS encoding F-box/WD repeat-containing protein pof11 yields the protein MASSSQSTHPTFPPSAYYNRRQHPQRPGSSRRTNSSSYDAPSRTIEGLLQRHNRAASSSSFTLALDGHRINFQPASRTTSPDFLPTADSRMLSILPSGTVDTSFHQATESLLPAFELGSASVNMVNHSERPPSPVPTVDFSIIDVDIDEADLNPSLPGSYPSRFLSSSMSFSRGRPAYVGYNHSNTSTSDSPQSPSQGIMSLKSFLPRIWDALSTPGRTMFGLSSANATSPSVSPPSSRAPSPSAMPRRHVNQSWYTPNAATSGRNSPVYWTPGSANKGKGKSRTPNFFSSRNGSRNDLSEYIDYSELPPLDGEEGELIDDEACFIDVRAVHGIDIISLLPPELALHIFTLICPPPLPSPSNTKSSLKNQLSPGRNSINGNEFDAVPDDALRALLSCRLVSRTWCRLASDNHIWRSLFLSRWNIDLRRATNATVLPQGLARNASATLGKTWDVDLTDIEPKAKRVLGLSSPVVDAPVTCAPLRLDWRILYRERLELDRRWSGASRIPIKKESNSFGDFMRRRGAIYDSINLSSPFGCRYDADRGDLQVEANYEPTPMKISGHTDSVYCLEFDSRRIITGSRDRTIKVWSLRTGALLGSFSGVHRGSVLCLKFEKDWDRDWCDSYESEEEGNGDFTGSQRNPIHREGVYVKESKRQRTGFMVSGSSDCSVCVWDLHLGAIMESNDDDTSLRNGNSHFKDESEREVIATVRDVLTGHLGGVLDLRIDKQWIVSCSKDAVIRVWNRKTLKLHRALRGHEGPVNAVGLQSGRVVSASGDGKMILWDIQSGERLRTFEGHDRGLACIEFKDDLIVSGSNDRKIKIWSASTGDCLRTLVGHDALVRALSFNPRTGRLVSASYDKTVKLWDLGSGKLIREFKGNHTSHIFDVKFDVSRIVSTSHDRKIVVLDFSEQLNTALFT from the exons ATGGCATCTTCAAGCCAATCCACACATCCCACATTTCCTCCTTCTGCCTATTATAATCGCCGACAACATCCACAGAGGCCAGGCAGTTCACGCAGGACAAATTCGAGCTCCTATGATGCACCTAGTCGCACTATCGAAGGCCTCCTCCAACGCCACAATCGTGCggcgtcttcgtcgtcgtttACCTTGGCACTGGATGGACATCGCATAAACTTTCAACCTGCCTCTAGAACGACATCTCCGGATTTCCTCCCGACAGCCGACTCTCGCATGCTTTCCATCTTGCCTAGCGGTACCGTTGATACCTCGTTTCACCAGGCCACGGAGTCACTGTTACCTGCTTTTGAGCTGGGGAGTGCCTCAGTGAATATGGTCAACCACAGTGAACGGCCTCCGTCCCCTGTACCTACTGTCGATTTTTCAATAATCGATGTAGACATTGATGAGGCGGACTTAAACCCATCGCTTCCTGGAAGTTATCCCTCAAGatttctttcctcctccatgTCTTTCTCGAGAGGCAGACCTGCATACGTTGGCTATAACCATTCAAATACTAGTACCAGTGATTCTCCTCAATCACCATCACAGGGTATCATGTCGCTGAAATCCTTTCTTCCACGCATATGGGACGCATTATCGACTCCTGGGaggacgatgtttggtttgtcCTCTGCAAACGCCACGTCACCCTCTGTATCACCTCCTTCTTCTAGGGCGCCATCGCCGTCTGCTATGCCTCGCCGCCATGTAAATCAATCGTGGTACACCCCCAACGCGGCAACGAGCGGGAGAAACTCGCCTGTGTATTGGACGCCAGGTTCTGCCAACAAAGGTAAAGGTAAATCCCGGACACCCAACTTCTTTTCCAGCCGGAATGGGAGCAGAAACGATCTTTCTGAATACATCGACTATTCGGAATTACCTCCCTTAgatggagaggaaggagaacTAATCGATGATGAAGCGTGCTTTATTGATGTTAGAGCAGTTCATGGGATCG ATATAATATCTCTCCTTCCTCCCGAGCTTGCGTTGCATATCTTTACTTTAATTTGCCCACCTCCCCTTCCATCCCCAAGCAACACCAAAAGTTCCCTGAAAAACCAATTGTCGCCCGGTAGAAACAGTATTAACGGCAACGAGTTTGACGCCGTTCCAGATGATGCGTTACGTGCCTTGTTATCCTGCCGTCTAGTATCTCGGACTTGGTGCCGTCTTGCAAGCGACAATCATATATGGCGTTCTCTATTTCTTAGTAGATGGAACATAGACTTAAGGCGAGCGACGAATGCGACTGTACTACCCCAGGGGCTGGCGCGCAATGCAAGTGCTACTCTGGGCAAGACGTGGGACGTTGACTTAACCGACATTGAACCCAAAGCCAAGCGTGTTCTTggactttcttctcctgtTGTCGATGCTCCGGTAACTTGCGCGCCTCTTAGGTTAGACTGGCGAATACTGTATCGTGAGAGGCTAGAATTGGATCGTCGATGGTCAGGTGCATCTCGCATTCCCATCAAGAAAGAATCAAACTCGTTTGGCGACTTCATGCGACGGAGAGGTGCTATCTATGACAGTATCAATCTCTCGAGCCCATTTGGCTGTAGGTATGACGCCGACAGGGGGGATTTGCAAGTAGAAGCGAATTATGAACCGACACCAATGAAGATATCCGGCCATACCGATAG CGTCTATTGCCTGGAGTTCGATTCGCGTCGCATAATTACTGGCTCCCGGGATCGCACCATTAAAGTATGGAGTTTGCGGACAGGTGCTCTCCTCGGAAGCTTCTCAGGTGTGCATCGGGGTAGCGTTTTATGCTtaaaatttgaaaaggatTGGGACCGTGATTGGTGCGATTCTTATGAatcagaagaagagggtAACGGGGATTTCACTGGATCCCAGCGAAATCCGATTCACCGTGAGGGCGTCTATGTAAAAGAGTCCAAACGACAGAGGACGGGGTTCATGGTCAGTGGTAGCAGCGATTGTTCTGTTTGCGTGTGGGACCTTCATCTTGGGGCCATCATGGAATctaatgatgatgatacaAGCCTCCGCAATGGGAATTCACATTTCAAGGATGAGAGCGAAAGGGAGGTAATAGCAACTGTCAGGGACGTGCTAACCGGCCACCTCGGAGGAGTTTTGGATCTCCGCATCGATAAGCAGTGGATAGTCAGCTG CTCCAAGGATGCAGTAATCCGCGTTTGGAACCGTAAAACTCTGAAGCTTCATCGCGCCTTGCGAGGCCATGAAGGTCCTGTTAATGCTGTCGGTCTTCAGAGTGGCAGAGTT GTCAGTGCTAGCGGAGACGGGAAGATGATATTATGGGACATACAGAGCGGCGAGCGACTACGAACTTTTGAAGGCCATGATCGTGGACTGGCTTGCATTGAATTCAAG GATGACTTAATTGTGTCCGGGTCCAATGACCGTAAAATCAAAATTTGGAGTGCTTCCACTGGCGATTGCCTGCGAACATTGGTTGGCCACGACGCCCTTGTTCGCGCGTTATCTTTCAACCCTCGTACCGGACGCCTTGTCAGCGCCAGCTACGATAAAACTGTCAAGCTCTGGGATTTAGGAAGTG GGAAATTGATTCGAGAGTTCAAGGGAAACCACACCAGCCATATATTCGACGTCAAATTCGATGTCTCACGCATAGTTAG CACATCTCATGACCGCAAAATTGTCGTCTTGGACTTTTCTGAGCAATTGAACACTGCGTTGTTCACCTAA